The proteins below come from a single Gordonia sp. X0973 genomic window:
- a CDS encoding RNA-binding S4 domain-containing protein, translated as MDEVPIDTDSIRLGQFLKLANLIDSGSDAKAVIGDGLVRVNGDVETRRGRQLVDGDVVEFTQHSAIVRAPRP; from the coding sequence ATGGACGAAGTCCCCATTGATACCGACTCGATCCGCCTCGGGCAGTTCCTGAAACTCGCGAATCTGATCGATTCCGGGTCCGATGCGAAAGCCGTGATCGGCGACGGGCTGGTCCGCGTGAACGGGGATGTCGAGACGCGCCGGGGCCGCCAGCTGGTCGACGGCGACGTCGTGGAGTTCACCCAGCACAGCGCGATCGTCCGCGCCCCGCGCCCCTGA